One Faecalispora anaeroviscerum genomic window carries:
- a CDS encoding amidohydrolase family protein: MTYLHASRAITGDGKTVLSPAWIGFDGKFITYVDSQKPGDATPENTEEFDASVTLTPGLMNIHDHISRKSLRFPTPGKTFGECATKLMANDQPYLILHSYVNMLSYLKDEGITYVRDQGLTGYTCINLRQAINEGLVMGPYISTCGMSLSITGGHCYRQSMECDGPDAVRRAVRIQCNKGADIIKFMGSGGLEHFPEEDPSIPQFTLEELRAGADAAHDLGRDCAIHAYSNEGIRRAVFAGIDHIEHGCMMSEDLIEEMAKRRTHLNPTMTGIRGAAKAGPNAKYWDMLQERVFSKQEQGMRWAKAAGILIGAGTDTAGTLRDEIAMIADTLGEGSVEAIGRATGTNAKIAKRDDMGLLEVGRIANIAAFDGDLTKSLDGLAHVTQTWKDGIPCK, from the coding sequence ATGACCTATCTTCACGCCAGCAGAGCGATCACCGGCGACGGAAAAACAGTCTTGAGCCCCGCATGGATCGGCTTTGACGGAAAATTCATCACCTACGTAGATTCTCAAAAGCCCGGCGACGCCACACCGGAAAACACCGAGGAATTTGACGCCTCCGTCACCCTGACCCCCGGCCTGATGAACATTCACGACCATATCAGCCGCAAATCGCTACGTTTCCCAACACCCGGCAAAACCTTCGGCGAATGCGCCACCAAGCTAATGGCCAACGATCAGCCTTACCTGATTCTGCACAGCTACGTCAACATGCTCAGCTACCTCAAAGACGAAGGCATTACCTATGTGCGCGACCAGGGCCTGACCGGCTACACCTGCATCAATCTGCGGCAGGCGATCAACGAAGGGCTTGTCATGGGGCCATATATCAGCACATGCGGCATGTCCCTGAGCATTACCGGCGGCCATTGTTACCGCCAGAGCATGGAATGCGACGGCCCTGATGCGGTACGCCGCGCCGTGCGCATCCAGTGCAACAAGGGCGCCGATATTATTAAATTTATGGGCAGTGGGGGGCTGGAGCATTTTCCGGAGGAGGACCCCAGCATTCCGCAGTTCACACTCGAGGAACTCCGCGCCGGCGCCGATGCTGCGCACGATCTGGGTCGGGACTGCGCGATCCACGCCTATTCCAACGAGGGAATCCGCCGCGCAGTGTTCGCCGGAATCGACCATATTGAACACGGCTGCATGATGAGCGAGGACCTGATTGAAGAGATGGCCAAGCGCAGAACCCACCTGAACCCAACCATGACGGGAATCCGTGGGGCGGCAAAGGCCGGCCCCAACGCAAAATACTGGGATATGCTCCAAGAGCGCGTGTTCAGCAAGCAAGAACAGGGCATGCGCTGGGCCAAGGCGGCAGGCATTCTGATCGGCGCGGGCACCGACACCGCCGGCACGCTCCGTGACGAAATTGCCATGATCGCGGATACACTCGGTGAAGGCTCGGTCGAGGCAATCGGCCGCGCGACCGGTACGAACGCAAAGATCGCGAAGCGCGACGACATGGGTCTTCTGG
- a CDS encoding uroporphyrinogen decarboxylase family protein, translating into MAWTKRDRFRAVMNGELADRVPVTAYRHHTEFEHSGPRVMADKLLEFQREYDWDVMKINPRAVYYYEAWGNEYDYDHYNDVVPTRTKTLIHDYRDLEKVLVLPGDQGVFAEQLDMCRMIVQDSGGDVPIIQSAFTPIGILLNLCGMRSVGRYRPSPREESPLIELCLDHPDEVKRALKNIAETMADYCSKLITTGIDGVFFACLGMARTGYFTMEEWKEFVEPYDLMVLDALKGSQIIIHTCGIQGNPERFTSWPIDMIHWASSATGCPPIAGSKSWLNGKIAMGGVDERPFGQNKAEEIGQLARTTLQKMKDQPFLLAPDCSVSVHTQDDELRVFRATVEESLR; encoded by the coding sequence ATGGCTTGGACGAAACGCGATCGTTTTCGTGCTGTGATGAACGGGGAACTGGCTGACCGTGTACCGGTTACCGCATACCGTCATCACACAGAATTTGAACACAGCGGGCCGCGCGTAATGGCGGATAAGCTGCTCGAGTTCCAGCGGGAATACGACTGGGATGTGATGAAGATTAACCCCCGTGCTGTTTACTACTATGAGGCGTGGGGAAACGAGTACGACTACGACCACTACAACGACGTGGTTCCCACGCGTACCAAAACGCTGATTCACGATTACCGCGACCTGGAAAAGGTTCTGGTACTACCGGGGGATCAGGGCGTATTTGCGGAGCAGCTGGATATGTGCCGGATGATCGTGCAGGACAGCGGCGGTGATGTACCCATCATCCAATCGGCGTTTACACCGATCGGCATTCTTCTGAACCTATGCGGCATGCGTAGTGTCGGACGCTACCGTCCCTCCCCCAGAGAGGAAAGTCCTCTCATTGAGCTGTGCCTTGATCACCCCGATGAGGTGAAGCGTGCGCTGAAAAATATAGCGGAAACGATGGCAGATTACTGCTCAAAGCTGATTACCACCGGGATTGACGGCGTATTCTTTGCATGCCTTGGCATGGCGCGTACCGGTTATTTTACAATGGAAGAGTGGAAAGAATTCGTCGAGCCGTATGATCTGATGGTTCTGGATGCCCTGAAAGGTTCTCAGATCATCATTCACACCTGCGGGATTCAAGGCAACCCGGAACGCTTTACCTCATGGCCGATCGACATGATCCACTGGGCCTCCAGCGCAACCGGCTGCCCGCCGATTGCGGGAAGCAAATCGTGGCTGAACGGCAAAATTGCGATGGGCGGCGTGGACGAACGTCCCTTTGGCCAGAACAAGGCCGAAGAGATCGGTCAGCTTGCCCGAACCACCCTGCAGAAAATGAAGGATCAGCCGTTCCTGCTGGCACCGGACTGTTCTGTTTCCGTACACACTCAGGATGACGAGCTGCGCGTATTCCGCGCCACCGTAGAAGAATCTCTGCGCTGA
- a CDS encoding LysR family transcriptional regulator — protein sequence MISFLQLRYFMVVADSRSFSSAAKQLYISQQTLSAHIAQMEADLGVILFERTRPLTLTAAGEQLYKRTDELLFLHRQLEQEMWNFSEGECQNLRIGIASSYARTLLPQIFPDLMKKCPYVKLELYERNFSDLSELLQKHKVDMIMTRPPYPNNTVVVPVLEETISIYAPMTSLENVFHDDAQEVALALSRSAEIELLKECPFILPRTGSVRDSCNELFRIHQISPRIVTETDFLETAIAFCRAGMGITLSPTGMLQDLTRQTSAEELLGIYPINERDTRRSLAICYLDRAVVSRSMQQFISVTKTKLGQRIF from the coding sequence GTGATCAGCTTTTTACAGCTTCGCTATTTCATGGTGGTTGCCGATTCCCGCAGTTTTTCTTCTGCGGCAAAGCAGCTTTACATTTCGCAACAGACCCTGAGTGCCCACATTGCGCAGATGGAAGCGGATCTGGGCGTGATTCTGTTCGAACGCACGCGTCCGCTTACGCTGACGGCGGCTGGGGAACAGCTGTATAAACGCACGGATGAGCTTTTGTTTCTGCACCGCCAGCTCGAACAGGAAATGTGGAATTTCTCTGAAGGGGAGTGCCAGAACCTGCGTATCGGGATCGCATCCTCCTATGCTCGAACCCTGCTGCCGCAAATCTTCCCGGATTTGATGAAAAAGTGTCCTTATGTAAAGCTGGAGCTTTACGAGAGAAATTTTTCAGATTTAAGTGAACTGCTGCAAAAGCACAAGGTCGATATGATCATGACGCGGCCACCGTACCCAAATAATACAGTGGTGGTACCCGTGCTAGAAGAAACGATCAGCATTTATGCGCCGATGACCTCTTTAGAGAATGTATTTCACGACGATGCGCAGGAGGTTGCGCTTGCACTTTCCCGCTCTGCGGAGATCGAGCTTCTGAAGGAATGTCCTTTCATTCTCCCGCGAACGGGCAGTGTTCGTGACTCTTGCAACGAGCTGTTCCGGATCCATCAGATCAGCCCCCGTATTGTGACGGAAACAGATTTTTTGGAGACGGCCATCGCCTTTTGCCGGGCTGGTATGGGAATCACCCTGTCGCCTACGGGGATGCTGCAGGATCTGACGCGGCAAACCTCCGCAGAAGAATTGCTGGGGATTTACCCCATCAACGAGAGAGACACCCGCCGCAGTCTGGCCATCTGCTATTTGGACCGTGCGGTTGTTTCACGCTCCATGCAGCAGTTCATTTCTGTCACGAAAACGAAGCTCGGCCAACGCATTTTTTAA
- a CDS encoding LysR family transcriptional regulator has translation MNFLSMTYFTTTARERSFTKAADQLHITQQTLSAHIAVVERELGCQLFLRHSPLKLTYAGEVFLQYALDFQRKYRSMEQEFSDISQNQKGVLRVGIAYTRGRAIMPALINEYQKIHPQITVQVVEAKNDELQQNLLKAEIDLAIANFTSRMPGVELMDFYEEEVILLIAEQLLRRIYGEKTDAVIQKIQSEQDLSVLSNCPFLFNSREDIAGKIGRHLIAQADFIPSVKAQARNIETLLDLCARGLGACFCPEKLVRTALSENEISSLRVFHFSDSTRYQIRFGWLKQAYQWSTISSFTELALRLI, from the coding sequence TTGAACTTTTTAAGCATGACTTATTTTACAACGACAGCCAGAGAACGGAGCTTTACCAAAGCCGCCGACCAGCTGCATATTACCCAGCAAACACTAAGCGCTCATATTGCCGTGGTGGAACGCGAGCTGGGGTGCCAGCTGTTCCTTCGGCACAGCCCGTTGAAGCTTACCTACGCCGGAGAGGTCTTTTTGCAGTACGCTCTGGATTTTCAGCGAAAATACCGTTCCATGGAGCAGGAGTTTAGCGACATTTCTCAAAACCAGAAGGGCGTTCTGCGCGTGGGCATTGCATACACTCGGGGCCGCGCCATTATGCCGGCGCTGATCAACGAATACCAGAAAATCCACCCCCAGATTACCGTACAGGTAGTGGAAGCCAAAAACGACGAATTACAGCAAAACCTGCTCAAGGCCGAAATTGATCTGGCAATTGCCAATTTCACCAGCCGGATGCCGGGTGTGGAGCTGATGGATTTTTACGAAGAAGAGGTTATTCTGCTAATTGCGGAACAGCTTCTGCGCCGGATTTACGGGGAGAAAACAGACGCTGTGATCCAAAAAATTCAGTCCGAACAGGATCTGTCTGTTCTTTCCAATTGTCCTTTCTTGTTCAACAGCCGGGAGGACATCGCTGGAAAAATCGGCCGTCATCTGATCGCGCAGGCGGATTTTATTCCCTCTGTAAAAGCGCAGGCCAGGAACATCGAAACACTTTTGGATCTCTGCGCAAGAGGCCTGGGCGCCTGCTTCTGCCCCGAAAAATTAGTCCGCACCGCCCTTTCCGAAAACGAGATCTCCAGCTTGAGGGTCTTTCACTTCAGCGATTCTACGCGGTATCAAATCCGATTTGGGTGGCTCAAGCAGGCATATCAATGGAGTACAATCTCGAGCTTTACGGAGCTGGCGCTCCGGTTAATTTGA
- a CDS encoding AEC family transporter, translating to MEVIDLFNLQGNLFIMILAGIVLKRRGIIDEPGKKCLTDLCVSIIIPCNIIKSCLIAFDASVLKACSVLLIVGVLLQLLCVFLNRFLFNHYNEQQKKVLQYCTIVSNGGFLGNPIAEGVYGNLGLLYASIFLIPMRVVMWSAGTSYFVAGSTDRKKVIRNILTHPCLVAVYIGLFLMMTQIQLPALLVSSIKNIGNCNSAITMFIIGTILADVNIKTIVNKTTLQFSVLRLVLLPMIALAFGWLFGLEPTATGVAVIMTGMPAGATAAIFAARYNSDAPFATKCVVLTTLLSMVTIPIWCYIIG from the coding sequence ATGGAAGTTATCGACCTGTTTAATTTGCAGGGGAACCTGTTTATAATGATCCTGGCCGGCATTGTGCTGAAACGCCGCGGGATTATTGACGAGCCCGGAAAAAAGTGCCTTACCGATCTGTGCGTAAGCATTATCATTCCTTGCAATATTATTAAATCGTGCCTGATCGCCTTTGATGCTTCCGTGCTCAAAGCGTGCAGCGTACTGCTGATTGTTGGTGTTTTACTGCAGCTGCTGTGCGTTTTTTTGAACCGGTTTCTGTTCAACCATTATAATGAGCAGCAGAAAAAGGTGCTGCAATACTGCACAATCGTATCGAACGGCGGCTTTTTGGGGAACCCGATTGCCGAGGGTGTTTACGGTAACCTGGGGCTGCTGTACGCGTCAATCTTTTTAATCCCGATGCGGGTTGTCATGTGGTCAGCCGGAACGTCTTATTTCGTGGCGGGTTCCACAGACCGGAAAAAGGTCATCCGCAATATCCTCACGCACCCGTGCCTTGTGGCGGTCTATATTGGTCTGTTTCTGATGATGACACAGATTCAACTGCCTGCCCTTCTTGTTTCCTCCATTAAAAATATTGGAAACTGCAACTCCGCCATCACCATGTTTATCATCGGGACCATACTGGCTGATGTCAACATTAAGACTATAGTGAACAAAACCACACTCCAGTTCAGTGTGCTTCGCCTGGTCTTGCTGCCGATGATTGCCTTGGCCTTCGGCTGGCTGTTTGGGCTGGAGCCCACCGCAACGGGTGTTGCGGTGATTATGACGGGGATGCCGGCGGGTGCGACGGCGGCGATTTTTGCCGCACGGTACAACAGCGACGCGCCCTTTGCGACAAAATGCGTTGTGCTGACCACGCTGCTTTCTATGGTGACGATCCCAATCTGGTGTTATATCATCGGCTAA
- a CDS encoding sodium:solute symporter family protein gives MNFDKEILYLGCFALYSMVLVVVGKSRTQQQNTLRHFYLGNRQLSLFRSTLTFIGTWISAATILGFTGNVFESGLAPLLYSVVPWFFGAFLLYLISGRLYDYDVLTIPELIGKKYGSKWLQILFALVMMVTYTLYIIIHIKGFGLVASGLFNIPYNVATLMIYLFILYSTFGGYRAVTRIDVAHIVLLTLGTVSVYFLVVGQSGGLFELFRRAGEVSGFAHSGSTSVNQPGDLFRLFDGERFTPRMSTTMFFGWGLGLATNPQYMIRMISARDKRTARNTVRSALCYLAIFYFALLTIGLGMRVLFPSLAAVSNADDVVVYVLNDRLFTPLNTLFLFAILGACVSTANSQLLLFSTSFAYDVIRPLCPKPPREYTTILLTRLGVLIGGTLSLLFSTHPPASLLSYGGDIWGIFGVIFFPTLYGAFLYPKATRQGAWAALIVGLLAIAVFYPLYYSQILPVHPAFPGTILSALGYFLVSRLTWKGGTADATPGDL, from the coding sequence GTGAATTTTGATAAGGAGATTCTTTATCTAGGGTGTTTTGCCCTGTATTCCATGGTCCTTGTAGTCGTGGGGAAAAGCAGAACACAGCAGCAGAATACTCTGCGGCATTTTTACTTGGGGAACCGGCAACTGAGCCTGTTTCGCAGCACATTGACCTTTATCGGAACATGGATTTCCGCCGCAACAATACTGGGTTTTACCGGGAATGTGTTTGAAAGCGGGCTGGCCCCGCTGCTGTATTCGGTTGTGCCTTGGTTTTTTGGGGCCTTTTTGCTGTATCTGATCAGCGGCCGTTTGTATGATTACGATGTGCTGACGATCCCTGAGCTGATCGGCAAAAAATATGGCTCCAAATGGCTTCAGATTCTGTTCGCGCTGGTGATGATGGTGACCTATACGCTGTATATCATCATTCATATTAAAGGCTTCGGGCTTGTGGCGTCCGGCCTGTTTAATATTCCGTACAATGTGGCGACGCTGATGATCTATCTGTTTATCCTGTATTCCACCTTTGGAGGGTACCGGGCCGTGACCCGAATTGATGTGGCTCATATTGTATTGCTTACTCTCGGCACTGTTTCTGTGTATTTTCTGGTGGTGGGGCAGTCAGGCGGCCTGTTCGAGCTGTTCCGCCGCGCGGGGGAGGTTTCGGGCTTTGCGCACAGTGGCAGCACCTCGGTCAATCAGCCGGGGGATTTATTCCGGCTATTTGATGGGGAGCGTTTCACCCCACGCATGAGTACCACCATGTTCTTTGGGTGGGGCCTGGGGCTGGCGACGAATCCCCAGTATATGATTCGCATGATTTCCGCGAGGGACAAGCGTACCGCCCGCAACACCGTGCGCAGCGCGCTGTGCTACCTGGCCATTTTCTATTTTGCTCTTTTAACGATTGGCTTGGGGATGCGTGTGCTGTTCCCGTCGCTGGCCGCTGTTTCCAATGCGGATGATGTGGTGGTGTATGTTCTGAACGACCGACTGTTTACGCCCCTTAATACATTATTCCTGTTTGCAATTCTGGGAGCGTGCGTTTCCACCGCAAATTCTCAGCTTCTGTTGTTTTCCACTTCCTTTGCCTATGATGTAATTCGCCCTCTATGCCCTAAGCCGCCGCGGGAATACACAACGATTCTGCTGACGCGGCTTGGGGTACTGATCGGCGGTACCTTGTCTCTGCTGTTTTCCACGCATCCTCCGGCCAGTTTACTGTCTTACGGCGGCGATATCTGGGGAATTTTTGGAGTAATCTTTTTCCCCACGCTGTATGGCGCGTTTTTGTACCCAAAGGCGACGCGTCAGGGTGCCTGGGCGGCGCTGATTGTAGGGCTCCTGGCCATCGCGGTTTTTTACCCGCTGTATTATAGTCAGATTCTGCCGGTGCATCCGGCGTTTCCGGGAACGATTCTGTCTGCATTGGGATATTTCCTCGTATCCCGTCTGACATGGAAGGGGGGAACTGCGGATGCGACGCCGGGCGATCTTTGA
- a CDS encoding sensor histidine kinase yields the protein MRRRAIFDIERKILIPFLVLGVVSTAMFGVILYDTSKNTKLAKEQMLAQSSISLMEFDIDYSVRTGEVQQLREKYKELPQFHILVEDRDGTYIGGLRPAGQAKVLYSSNDNPLGWNISYTIDQQVFTTELLHEQKYTVLAIIAQLILVLQASILIADNISTPIRRLSYACRTVSEQPQNPWGVDVEFTNRGDELGQLARAFQGMLRNLQHYMADLRREKNLNQTIVESLPLAVIAYDQEQNILLSNSRAQNLLARTEYLSEGKTLSALLEECLENQKVIYDPIQLTDEQNHRLDVELGVWRLMDENQKSWGILCTVDDITYRKMMEEQAVQDEKLIYTGKLAAELAHEIRNPLAGIRVGVQVVERHVTQDNDRVLCETIVGEVDRINLLVENLCSLSRKRELKKDLIPVAELFEEILLLYSKIAENSHIRLLCEAPKEILLYADKSAMKQVLINLINNSIKAMKSGGEILMKASVQEDCVCLWIIDDGPGMPPERLEEKNRDGGMGLSIVSQLLRQNDAAFHMESEPGQGTRAKITFRR from the coding sequence ATGCGACGCCGGGCGATCTTTGATATTGAGCGAAAAATATTGATTCCTTTCCTTGTGCTTGGGGTGGTTTCCACCGCAATGTTCGGTGTTATTTTGTATGATACAAGTAAAAACACAAAGCTTGCCAAGGAACAGATGTTGGCACAGAGCAGCATCTCCCTGATGGAATTCGATATCGATTATTCCGTACGAACGGGAGAGGTGCAGCAGCTCAGGGAAAAGTACAAGGAGCTTCCGCAGTTCCACATTCTGGTTGAGGATCGGGACGGGACGTATATCGGCGGGCTGCGTCCTGCAGGTCAGGCTAAGGTTCTGTATTCCAGCAATGACAATCCGCTTGGCTGGAATATATCATACACGATTGATCAGCAGGTGTTTACAACCGAATTGCTGCACGAACAGAAGTACACGGTGCTGGCCATCATTGCTCAGTTAATTTTGGTGCTTCAGGCCAGTATTTTAATTGCAGATAATATTTCAACGCCGATTCGTCGCCTGAGCTACGCCTGCCGCACTGTCAGCGAGCAGCCGCAGAATCCGTGGGGGGTGGATGTAGAGTTTACCAATCGCGGCGACGAGCTGGGGCAGCTGGCCCGGGCGTTTCAGGGAATGCTGCGGAATCTTCAGCACTATATGGCCGATCTGCGCCGTGAAAAAAATCTGAATCAAACGATCGTGGAGAGTCTGCCGCTGGCCGTCATCGCTTACGACCAGGAGCAGAATATTCTGCTGAGCAACAGCCGCGCGCAGAATTTGCTGGCAAGGACAGAATACCTCAGTGAAGGCAAAACGCTGTCGGCCCTGCTGGAGGAATGTCTTGAAAATCAAAAGGTAATTTACGACCCAATTCAGCTGACGGATGAGCAGAACCACCGGCTGGATGTGGAGCTTGGCGTATGGCGGCTGATGGACGAAAACCAAAAATCGTGGGGCATACTCTGTACCGTGGACGATATTACCTACCGCAAGATGATGGAGGAGCAGGCGGTACAGGACGAAAAGCTGATCTATACCGGAAAACTGGCTGCGGAGCTTGCGCACGAAATCCGTAACCCACTGGCGGGAATCCGAGTGGGAGTACAGGTTGTGGAGCGCCATGTAACGCAGGATAACGACCGTGTTCTGTGCGAAACTATAGTCGGCGAGGTGGACCGCATCAATCTGCTGGTAGAGAATCTGTGCAGCTTGAGCCGAAAAAGAGAGCTGAAAAAAGACCTGATTCCCGTGGCGGAGCTGTTTGAGGAAATTCTTCTGCTGTATTCCAAAATTGCAGAAAACAGCCATATTCGTCTGCTGTGCGAGGCCCCGAAGGAAATTCTTTTGTACGCGGATAAAAGCGCGATGAAGCAGGTGCTGATTAACCTGATCAATAACAGCATCAAGGCAATGAAAAGCGGCGGGGAGATTTTGATGAAGGCCAGTGTGCAGGAGGACTGCGTTTGTCTGTGGATTATTGATGACGGGCCGGGGATGCCGCCGGAAAGGCTGGAGGAGAAAAACCGGGACGGAGGGATGGGCCTTTCGATTGTGTCGCAGCTTCTGCGGCAAAACGATGCCGCTTTTCACATGGAAAGCGAGCCTGGGCAGGGGACAAGGGCCAAGATCACCTTCCGCCGGTAG
- a CDS encoding sigma-54-dependent transcriptional regulator: protein MQNKILIVDDEYLIRISLREGLTDLGYQTQEAETIEEGLRMAEEFKPDVVMLDNRLGNVLGIEYIETIKKLDEDIQIIIITAYSSISQAVQAIHRGAYDYVQKPFDIDAIDIVIRRALDQLKSRRKLELLSSGGPPDLIGVSPQMRQIKKQVELLSAKDNVDLLVRGETGSGKGVVVAQIHQKSARRNFPLVKINCSAVPESLFESELFGHEKGAFTGAAVRKKGLFELANEGTVFLDEIGDMPLAMQAKLLTFLEDRKFRRVGGLSDVEVNVRVIAATNRPLEQAIEEKTFRADLFFRLNVVQLYLAPLRERTEDIEPLCQYYLDFFNQKLGKNIRQISPAFLQTLKEYSWKGNVRELRNVLERAVLFCDGDVLEHTGQLLEESGASAVSLPPSGEFWPMQDLSHPIDLQKELERLEKAYIDKALKITGDNYSQAAKLLGYSRFSLRRRLEQ from the coding sequence ATGCAAAATAAAATACTGATCGTTGATGACGAGTACCTCATTCGCATCTCGCTGCGGGAGGGTTTGACAGACCTGGGCTACCAGACACAAGAGGCAGAAACCATCGAGGAAGGCCTGCGGATGGCAGAGGAGTTTAAGCCCGACGTAGTAATGCTGGACAACCGGCTGGGGAACGTGCTGGGCATAGAATATATTGAAACAATCAAAAAGCTGGACGAGGATATTCAAATCATCATTATTACGGCTTACAGCTCGATTTCGCAGGCGGTGCAGGCGATTCACCGCGGGGCTTACGATTATGTGCAGAAGCCCTTCGATATTGACGCCATCGATATTGTCATTCGCCGCGCGCTCGATCAGCTGAAAAGCCGCCGTAAGCTGGAGCTGCTTTCTTCCGGCGGGCCGCCCGATCTCATTGGGGTAAGCCCGCAGATGCGGCAGATCAAAAAGCAGGTGGAGCTGCTCAGCGCCAAGGATAATGTAGATTTGCTGGTGCGCGGTGAAACCGGCAGCGGTAAAGGCGTAGTGGTGGCGCAGATCCACCAGAAAAGCGCGCGCCGGAATTTTCCGCTGGTGAAGATCAACTGCAGCGCCGTGCCGGAAAGCCTGTTTGAAAGTGAGCTGTTCGGGCACGAAAAAGGTGCGTTTACCGGGGCGGCGGTTCGCAAAAAGGGTCTGTTTGAGCTGGCCAACGAGGGCACTGTGTTCCTGGATGAAATCGGAGATATGCCTCTGGCAATGCAGGCAAAGCTCCTCACCTTTCTGGAGGACCGCAAATTCCGCCGGGTGGGCGGGCTGAGTGACGTAGAAGTCAACGTCCGGGTAATCGCCGCGACTAACCGGCCGTTGGAGCAGGCAATAGAAGAAAAAACCTTTCGAGCAGATCTGTTTTTCCGGCTGAACGTTGTGCAGCTTTATCTCGCGCCGCTGCGCGAGAGGACGGAGGATATTGAGCCGCTGTGCCAATATTATCTCGACTTTTTCAATCAGAAGCTGGGCAAAAACATCCGGCAGATTTCTCCTGCCTTTTTGCAGACGCTGAAGGAGTATTCCTGGAAAGGGAATGTGCGGGAGCTTCGCAATGTACTGGAGCGCGCCGTGCTGTTTTGTGATGGCGATGTTCTGGAGCATACCGGTCAACTGCTGGAAGAGAGCGGTGCTTCGGCCGTTTCTCTGCCGCCTAGCGGAGAATTTTGGCCGATGCAGGACTTAAGCCACCCAATTGATTTGCAGAAGGAGCTGGAGCGGCTGGAAAAGGCCTATATTGACAAGGCTTTGAAAATTACTGGGGACAATTATTCTCAGGCGGCAAAGCTTTTGGGGTACAGCCGGTTTTCCCTGCGCCGCCGGTTGGAGCAGTAG
- a CDS encoding LamB/YcsF family protein has protein sequence MSRIDLNCDLGESFGAYTIGRDEEVIAYISSANVGCGFHAGDPCVMEHTVQLAKERGVSIGAHPGFPDLMGFGRRNMTISPAEAKAYLKYQIGALNAFCVSSGVPLAHVKPHGALYNMAAKDMKLAMALAEAVHEVDPKLIFLGLSGSKMLDAAQEVGLTCASEVFADRAYNADGSLVARGTPGAVIHDVEECVRRIIGMAKDNVVTAITGEQISLRPQSICVHGDNAEAVEFVKHIRESLTKEGIEIADLRACTER, from the coding sequence ATGAGCAGAATTGATTTGAACTGTGATTTAGGCGAAAGCTTCGGTGCTTATACCATTGGTCGTGACGAAGAGGTTATCGCGTATATCTCTTCGGCAAACGTCGGGTGTGGTTTCCACGCGGGTGATCCCTGCGTGATGGAGCATACGGTTCAGCTGGCGAAAGAGAGGGGTGTCAGCATCGGGGCTCACCCGGGATTTCCCGATCTGATGGGCTTTGGCCGCCGGAATATGACCATCTCCCCCGCAGAGGCTAAGGCTTACCTGAAATACCAGATCGGCGCACTGAACGCGTTCTGTGTTTCCAGCGGAGTACCGCTTGCCCACGTAAAGCCGCACGGTGCGCTGTACAACATGGCCGCCAAAGATATGAAGCTGGCAATGGCGCTGGCCGAAGCGGTTCACGAGGTAGACCCCAAACTGATCTTCCTGGGCCTTTCCGGCAGCAAAATGCTCGATGCCGCGCAAGAGGTTGGTTTAACCTGTGCCAGCGAGGTGTTTGCGGACCGTGCTTATAATGCGGATGGCAGCCTGGTGGCCAGAGGAACTCCCGGTGCGGTGATCCACGATGTGGAGGAATGCGTGCGCCGGATTATCGGCATGGCAAAAGACAATGTGGTAACTGCAATCACCGGCGAACAGATTTCGCTCCGTCCTCAGTCGATTTGTGTACACGGCGACAACGCTGAGGCGGTTGAATTTGTGAAGCATATTCGCGAAAGTCTGACCAAAGAGGGAATCGAAATTGCTGATCTGCGGGCCTGTACTGAAAGATAA